The Dasypus novemcinctus isolate mDasNov1 chromosome 12, mDasNov1.1.hap2, whole genome shotgun sequence genome includes a window with the following:
- the AVIL gene encoding advillin isoform X1, which translates to MSLSSAFRAVGNDPGIITWRIEKMELALVPLNVHGNFYEGDCYIVLSTRRVGSLLSQDIHYWIGKDSSQDEQSCAAIYTTQLDDYLGGSPVQHREVQYHESDTFCGYFKQGIIYKQGGVASGMKHVEMNTYDVRRLLQVKGKRTVRATEVEISWDSFNRGDVFLLDLGKVIIQWNGPESNSRERLKAMLLAKDIRDRERGGRAEIGVIEGDKEAASPELMTVLQDTLGRRSIIKSAIPDDLIDQQQKSSITLYHVSDSAGQLAVTEVATRPLVQDLLSHDDCYILDQSGTKIYVWKGKEATKVEKQMAMSKALSFIKMKGYPSSTHVETVNDGAESAMFKQLFQKWSVKDQTTGLGKTYSVGKIAKVSQDKFDVALLHSRPEVAAQERMVDDGNGRAEVWRIENLELVPVEHQWCGFFYGGDCYLVFYTYEVTGKSHYILYIWQGRHASQDELAASAYRAVEVDRQFDGAPVQVRVTMGKEPRHFMAIFKGKLVIFEGGTSRKGNAEPDPPVRLFQIQGNDKSNTKAVEVPAFASSLNSNDVFLLQTQAEHYLWYGKGSSGDERAMAKELAGLLCDGTEDTVAEGQEPAEFWDLLGGKTPYANDKRLQQEILDVQPRLFECSNATGRFIVTEITDFTQDDLNPGDVMLLDTWDQVFLWIGAEANATEKKKALATAQEYLHTHPSGRDADTPILIINQGFEPPIFTGWFLAWDPHMWSAGKSYEQLKEELGDAAAVMRITADMRNASLSLTFDNSEPKYYPLEVLLKNQGQELPEDVNPAKKENYLSEPDFVSVFGMTRGQFAALPGWKQLQLKKEKGLF; encoded by the exons ATGTCTCTGAGCAGCGCCTTCAGGGCTGTGGGCAATGACCCTGGGATCATCACCTGGAGAATAGAG AAAATGGAACTGGCCCTGGTGCCCCTGAACGTCCATGGCAATTTCTACGAGGGGGACTGCTACATTGTCCTTTCG ACCCGGAGAGTGGGAAGCCTCCTCTCCCAGGACATCCACTACTGGATCGGGAAGGACTCCTCCCAGGACGAGCAGAGCTGCGCAGCCATCTACACCACTCAGCTGGATGACTACCTGGGAGGCAGCCCCGTGCAGCACCGAGAGGTTCAGTACCACGAGTCGGACACCTTCTGCGGCTACTTCAAGCAGGGCATCAT TTACAAGCAGGGCGGCGTGGCCTCTGGGATGAAGCACGTGGAGATGAACACCTACGACGTGAGGCGGCTGCTCCAAGTCAAGGGCAAGAGAACCGTCAGGGCCACTGAG GTGGAGATAAGCTGGGATAGTTTCAACCGAGGCGATGTCTTCCTGCTGGACCTCGGGAAGGTCATCATTCAGTGGAATGGCCCAGAGAGCAACAGCAGGGAGCGCCTCAAG GCTATGCTTCTGGCAAAGGATATTCGGGACAGGGAGCGAGGGGGCCGTGCTGAAATAGGAGTGATCGAGGGAGACAAGGAGGCAGCCAGCCCAGAGCTGATGACTGTCCTTCAGGACACCCTTGGCCGACGCTCCATTATCAAGTCTGCGATCCCCGATGATCTCATAGATCAGCAGCAGAAATCAAGCATCACGTTGTATCA TGTCTCCGACTCAGCTGGGCAGCTGGCGGTCACAGAGGTGGCAACGAGACCCCTGGTCCAGGACTTACTGAGCCACGAT GACTGCTATATCCTGGACCAAAGTGGAACCAAGATTTACgtatggaaaggaaaagaagccaCCAAGGTTGAGAAACAGATGGCCATGTCGAAAGCTCTG AGCTTCATCAAGATGAAGGGCTACCCCAGCAGCACCCACGTGGAGACTGTCAATGACGGCGCCGAGTCAGCCATGTTCAAGCAGCTGTTCCAGAAGTGGTCAGTGAAGGACCAGACCACAGGCCTGGGAAAAACATACAGCGTTGGCAAAATCG CTAAGGTTTCCCAGGATAAATTTGACGTGGCTCTCCTGCACAGCAGGCCAGAGGTAGCTGCCCAGGAAAGAATGGTCGATGATGGCAATGGAAGAGCTGAG GTCTGGAGAATTGAAAACCTGGAGCTGGTCCCAGTGGAACATCAGTGGTGTGGTTTCTTTTACGGGGGAGACTGCTATCTGGTCTTCTACACATACGAGGTGACCGGAAAGTCACATTACATCTTGTACATCTGGCAG GGCCGCCACGCCTCCCAGGATGAGCTGGCAGCCTCGGCGTACCGGGCAGTGGAGGTGGACCGGCAGTTTGATGGCGCCCCCGTGCAGGTTCGGGTCACTATGGGGAAGGAGCCACGTCACTTCATGGCAATCTTCAAAGGGAAGCTGGTTATCTTTGAG GGTGGGACTTCCAGGAAGGGAAATGCTGAGCCCGACCCTCCAGTAAGGCTCTTCCAGATTCAAGGAAATGACAAATCGAACACCAAAGCAGTGGAGGTTCCAGCCTTCGCCTCCTCCCTAAACTCGAATGATGTCTTTCTGCTGCAGACCCAGGCAGAGCACTACCTGTGGTATGGGAAG GGGTCCAGCGGGGACGAGCGGGCAATGGCCAAGGAGCTGGCTGGGCTTCTCTGTGATGGCACTGAGGACACTGTGGCTGAGGGCCAGGAGCCAGCTGAGTTCTGGGACCTGCTGGGAGGGAAAACTCCCTATGCCAATGACAAAAG ACTTCAGCAGGAAATCCTAGATGTCCAGCCCCGTCTCTTCGAATGTTCCAATGCGACCGGCCGGTTCATTGTCACTGAGATCACAGACTTCACCCAGGATGACCTGAACCCAGGTGATGTAATGCTCCTGGATACCTGGGACCAG GTGTTCTTGTGGATTGGGGCTGAGGCTAATGCCACAGAGAAGAAGAAAGCCCTTGCTACAGCCCAGGAGTACCTACACACTCACCCCAGTGGCCGAGACGCTGACACACCCATCCTGATCATTAACCAGGGGTTTGAGCCTCCCATCTTCACAGGCTGGTTCTTGGCCTGGGACCCTCATATGTGGAGC GCAGGGAAATCATATGAACAGTTAAAAGAAGAGCTGGGAGATGCTGCTGCTGTCATGAGAATCACTGCT GACATGAGGAATGCatccctctccctcacttttgacAACAGTGAGCCAAAATATTACCCTCTAGAAGTGCTTTTGAAAAATCAGGGTCAGGAGCTGCCTGAGGATGTGAACCCTGCCAAGAAGGAG AATTATCTCTCGGAACCGGACTTTGTTTCTGTGTTTGGCATGACAAGAGGACAATTTGCTGCTCTGCCTGGCTGGAAACAACTccaactgaagaaagaaaaggggctTTTCTAA
- the AVIL gene encoding advillin isoform X2, whose translation MRGRRKAWGKGRGRERSLYILTVFQKMELALVPLNVHGNFYEGDCYIVLSTRRVGSLLSQDIHYWIGKDSSQDEQSCAAIYTTQLDDYLGGSPVQHREVQYHESDTFCGYFKQGIIYKQGGVASGMKHVEMNTYDVRRLLQVKGKRTVRATEVEISWDSFNRGDVFLLDLGKVIIQWNGPESNSRERLKAMLLAKDIRDRERGGRAEIGVIEGDKEAASPELMTVLQDTLGRRSIIKSAIPDDLIDQQQKSSITLYHVSDSAGQLAVTEVATRPLVQDLLSHDDCYILDQSGTKIYVWKGKEATKVEKQMAMSKALSFIKMKGYPSSTHVETVNDGAESAMFKQLFQKWSVKDQTTGLGKTYSVGKIAKVSQDKFDVALLHSRPEVAAQERMVDDGNGRAEVWRIENLELVPVEHQWCGFFYGGDCYLVFYTYEVTGKSHYILYIWQGRHASQDELAASAYRAVEVDRQFDGAPVQVRVTMGKEPRHFMAIFKGKLVIFEGGTSRKGNAEPDPPVRLFQIQGNDKSNTKAVEVPAFASSLNSNDVFLLQTQAEHYLWYGKGSSGDERAMAKELAGLLCDGTEDTVAEGQEPAEFWDLLGGKTPYANDKRLQQEILDVQPRLFECSNATGRFIVTEITDFTQDDLNPGDVMLLDTWDQVFLWIGAEANATEKKKALATAQEYLHTHPSGRDADTPILIINQGFEPPIFTGWFLAWDPHMWSAGKSYEQLKEELGDAAAVMRITADMRNASLSLTFDNSEPKYYPLEVLLKNQGQELPEDVNPAKKENYLSEPDFVSVFGMTRGQFAALPGWKQLQLKKEKGLF comes from the exons ATGAGGGGGAGGAGAAAGgcgtgggggaagggaagagggcggGAACGCAGCCTCTACATACTCACTGTCTTCCAGAAAATGGAACTGGCCCTGGTGCCCCTGAACGTCCATGGCAATTTCTACGAGGGGGACTGCTACATTGTCCTTTCG ACCCGGAGAGTGGGAAGCCTCCTCTCCCAGGACATCCACTACTGGATCGGGAAGGACTCCTCCCAGGACGAGCAGAGCTGCGCAGCCATCTACACCACTCAGCTGGATGACTACCTGGGAGGCAGCCCCGTGCAGCACCGAGAGGTTCAGTACCACGAGTCGGACACCTTCTGCGGCTACTTCAAGCAGGGCATCAT TTACAAGCAGGGCGGCGTGGCCTCTGGGATGAAGCACGTGGAGATGAACACCTACGACGTGAGGCGGCTGCTCCAAGTCAAGGGCAAGAGAACCGTCAGGGCCACTGAG GTGGAGATAAGCTGGGATAGTTTCAACCGAGGCGATGTCTTCCTGCTGGACCTCGGGAAGGTCATCATTCAGTGGAATGGCCCAGAGAGCAACAGCAGGGAGCGCCTCAAG GCTATGCTTCTGGCAAAGGATATTCGGGACAGGGAGCGAGGGGGCCGTGCTGAAATAGGAGTGATCGAGGGAGACAAGGAGGCAGCCAGCCCAGAGCTGATGACTGTCCTTCAGGACACCCTTGGCCGACGCTCCATTATCAAGTCTGCGATCCCCGATGATCTCATAGATCAGCAGCAGAAATCAAGCATCACGTTGTATCA TGTCTCCGACTCAGCTGGGCAGCTGGCGGTCACAGAGGTGGCAACGAGACCCCTGGTCCAGGACTTACTGAGCCACGAT GACTGCTATATCCTGGACCAAAGTGGAACCAAGATTTACgtatggaaaggaaaagaagccaCCAAGGTTGAGAAACAGATGGCCATGTCGAAAGCTCTG AGCTTCATCAAGATGAAGGGCTACCCCAGCAGCACCCACGTGGAGACTGTCAATGACGGCGCCGAGTCAGCCATGTTCAAGCAGCTGTTCCAGAAGTGGTCAGTGAAGGACCAGACCACAGGCCTGGGAAAAACATACAGCGTTGGCAAAATCG CTAAGGTTTCCCAGGATAAATTTGACGTGGCTCTCCTGCACAGCAGGCCAGAGGTAGCTGCCCAGGAAAGAATGGTCGATGATGGCAATGGAAGAGCTGAG GTCTGGAGAATTGAAAACCTGGAGCTGGTCCCAGTGGAACATCAGTGGTGTGGTTTCTTTTACGGGGGAGACTGCTATCTGGTCTTCTACACATACGAGGTGACCGGAAAGTCACATTACATCTTGTACATCTGGCAG GGCCGCCACGCCTCCCAGGATGAGCTGGCAGCCTCGGCGTACCGGGCAGTGGAGGTGGACCGGCAGTTTGATGGCGCCCCCGTGCAGGTTCGGGTCACTATGGGGAAGGAGCCACGTCACTTCATGGCAATCTTCAAAGGGAAGCTGGTTATCTTTGAG GGTGGGACTTCCAGGAAGGGAAATGCTGAGCCCGACCCTCCAGTAAGGCTCTTCCAGATTCAAGGAAATGACAAATCGAACACCAAAGCAGTGGAGGTTCCAGCCTTCGCCTCCTCCCTAAACTCGAATGATGTCTTTCTGCTGCAGACCCAGGCAGAGCACTACCTGTGGTATGGGAAG GGGTCCAGCGGGGACGAGCGGGCAATGGCCAAGGAGCTGGCTGGGCTTCTCTGTGATGGCACTGAGGACACTGTGGCTGAGGGCCAGGAGCCAGCTGAGTTCTGGGACCTGCTGGGAGGGAAAACTCCCTATGCCAATGACAAAAG ACTTCAGCAGGAAATCCTAGATGTCCAGCCCCGTCTCTTCGAATGTTCCAATGCGACCGGCCGGTTCATTGTCACTGAGATCACAGACTTCACCCAGGATGACCTGAACCCAGGTGATGTAATGCTCCTGGATACCTGGGACCAG GTGTTCTTGTGGATTGGGGCTGAGGCTAATGCCACAGAGAAGAAGAAAGCCCTTGCTACAGCCCAGGAGTACCTACACACTCACCCCAGTGGCCGAGACGCTGACACACCCATCCTGATCATTAACCAGGGGTTTGAGCCTCCCATCTTCACAGGCTGGTTCTTGGCCTGGGACCCTCATATGTGGAGC GCAGGGAAATCATATGAACAGTTAAAAGAAGAGCTGGGAGATGCTGCTGCTGTCATGAGAATCACTGCT GACATGAGGAATGCatccctctccctcacttttgacAACAGTGAGCCAAAATATTACCCTCTAGAAGTGCTTTTGAAAAATCAGGGTCAGGAGCTGCCTGAGGATGTGAACCCTGCCAAGAAGGAG AATTATCTCTCGGAACCGGACTTTGTTTCTGTGTTTGGCATGACAAGAGGACAATTTGCTGCTCTGCCTGGCTGGAAACAACTccaactgaagaaagaaaaggggctTTTCTAA
- the CTDSP2 gene encoding carboxy-terminal domain RNA polymerase II polypeptide A small phosphatase 2 isoform X2, which yields MEHGSIITQARREDALVLTKQGLVSKSSPKKPRGRNIFKALFCCFRAQHVGQSSSSTELAAYKEEANTIAKSDLLQCLQYQFYQIPGTCLLPEVTEEDQGRICVVIDLDETLVHSSFKPINNADFIVPVEIEGTTHQVYVLKRPYVDEFLRRMGELFECVLFTASLAKYADPVTDLLDRCGVFRARLFRESCVFHQGCYVKDLSRLGRDLRKTLILDNSPASYIFHPENAVPVQSWFDDMADTELLNLIPIFEELSGAEDVYTSLGQLRAP from the exons GCCTCGTCTCCAAGTCCTCTCCCAAGAAGCCTCGTGGGCGAAACATCTTCAAGGCCCTTTTCTGCTGTTTTCGCGCCCAGCATGTTGGCCAGTCAAGTTCTTCTACTGAACTCGCCGCATACAAGGAGGAAGCCAACACCATTGCTAAG TCGGACCTGCTCCAGTGTCTCCAGTACCAGTTTTATCAG ATCCCGGGGACTTGCCTGCTCCCAGAGGTGACAGAGGAAGATCAAGGAAGGATCTGCGTGGTCATTGACCTGGACGAAACCCTTGTGCATAGCTCCTTTAAG CCAATCAACAATGCTGACTTCATAGTGCCTGTAGAGATTGAGGGGACCACTCACCAG GTATACGTGCTCAAGAGGCCTTATGTGGATGAGTTCCTGAGACGAATGGGGGAACTCTTTGAATGTGTCCTCTTCACTGCCAGCCTGGCCAAG TACGCCGACCCTGTGACGGACCTGCTGGACCGGTGTGGAGTGTTCCGGGCCCGCCTCTTCCGTGAATCCTGTGTGTTCCACCAGGGCTGCTATGTCAAGGACCTCAGCCGTCTGGGAAGGGACCTGAGGAAAACCCTCATCCTGGACAACTCGCCTGCCTCTTACATCTTCCATCCAGAGAATGCA GTACCCGTGCAGTCTTGGTTTGATGACATGGCAGATACTGAGTTGCTGAACCTGATCCCAATCTTTGAGGAATTGAGCGGAGCAGAGGATGTCTACACCAGCCTTGGGCAGCTGCGGGCCCCTTAG
- the CTDSP2 gene encoding carboxy-terminal domain RNA polymerase II polypeptide A small phosphatase 2 isoform X1, which produces MEHGSIITQARREDALVLTKQAVVPSALGLVSKSSPKKPRGRNIFKALFCCFRAQHVGQSSSSTELAAYKEEANTIAKSDLLQCLQYQFYQIPGTCLLPEVTEEDQGRICVVIDLDETLVHSSFKPINNADFIVPVEIEGTTHQVYVLKRPYVDEFLRRMGELFECVLFTASLAKYADPVTDLLDRCGVFRARLFRESCVFHQGCYVKDLSRLGRDLRKTLILDNSPASYIFHPENAVPVQSWFDDMADTELLNLIPIFEELSGAEDVYTSLGQLRAP; this is translated from the exons CTGTCGTTCCCTCTGCTCTAGGCCTCGTCTCCAAGTCCTCTCCCAAGAAGCCTCGTGGGCGAAACATCTTCAAGGCCCTTTTCTGCTGTTTTCGCGCCCAGCATGTTGGCCAGTCAAGTTCTTCTACTGAACTCGCCGCATACAAGGAGGAAGCCAACACCATTGCTAAG TCGGACCTGCTCCAGTGTCTCCAGTACCAGTTTTATCAG ATCCCGGGGACTTGCCTGCTCCCAGAGGTGACAGAGGAAGATCAAGGAAGGATCTGCGTGGTCATTGACCTGGACGAAACCCTTGTGCATAGCTCCTTTAAG CCAATCAACAATGCTGACTTCATAGTGCCTGTAGAGATTGAGGGGACCACTCACCAG GTATACGTGCTCAAGAGGCCTTATGTGGATGAGTTCCTGAGACGAATGGGGGAACTCTTTGAATGTGTCCTCTTCACTGCCAGCCTGGCCAAG TACGCCGACCCTGTGACGGACCTGCTGGACCGGTGTGGAGTGTTCCGGGCCCGCCTCTTCCGTGAATCCTGTGTGTTCCACCAGGGCTGCTATGTCAAGGACCTCAGCCGTCTGGGAAGGGACCTGAGGAAAACCCTCATCCTGGACAACTCGCCTGCCTCTTACATCTTCCATCCAGAGAATGCA GTACCCGTGCAGTCTTGGTTTGATGACATGGCAGATACTGAGTTGCTGAACCTGATCCCAATCTTTGAGGAATTGAGCGGAGCAGAGGATGTCTACACCAGCCTTGGGCAGCTGCGGGCCCCTTAG